The stretch of DNA TTGACACCTTCAGCTACAATTTTCAAAGCATCAATATCTAAACCAGAATCAATCTCATCTAAAATAGTCAAGGTAGGATTGAGTAAAGCCATTTGCAAAATTTCGTTACGCTTTTTCTCTCCACCAGAAAAACCTTCGTTGAGACTTCTTTCTAAAAAGCTCGATTTCATTTGAACAATTGCCAACTTTTCTTCGATTAAGTCTTCAAAATCAAAAGTATCGATTTCTTCCAAACCTTCATGTTTCCGTTTGGCATTATAAGCAACTCGCAGAAAATCTAAATTACTAACCCCAGGAATTTCTAAAGGATACTGAAAAGCCAAAAAAATACCATTTAAAGCTCTTTCATTAGGCTCTTGCTCTAAAATATTTTCACCTTTGTAAATAATTTCACCACCAGTTACTTGATAGTCGGGATGTCCAGCAATAATTTTAGATAGGGTGCTTTTTCCCGAACCATTACGCCCCATGATGGCATGAACTTCTCCCGCTTTAATTTCCAAATTGACACCTTTAAGGATCGGCGTGCCGTCTACACTAGCAGCAAGATTGTGAATTGATAAAATAGTTTCGCTCATTGTCAGGTTCGTTTTCTCTCAAGTAATTCTATAGTGTTCGATTGTGCTACCAAATAGCGATGACAAAGAAGCGCAAGTTCTAGATGATGATTAGATGGCGCGCTTTAAGTTTGTAGTTAAACAACACTTTTGTTGTTTAAATCCATTGTAGGATACATTAACAACAAAGATGTTGTCAAAGTCGGTTTTAATTTAGTTTGATTGGGTTATCCCTCTTATGTCACTCTCCGAATTCAAGTAGTAACAAATCGAGAAAATTATTCCGAAAGAAAAAATGGCCGAAATTGATTTATGGTACTAATTAAACGATGAAATCCTAAGAGCAAAGAAGAGTCCCTCTACCTCTACACAACTTTTAAATGGTGTATGCCAACAGGATTTAATATCAAATTGCATTGATCGGTTTTCATTCTCAAGAGATTTTTCCTGCCTCAGAATGAGACACTTACTTTCTGTCATTGCTAAACACCAAAGAATTTTTATTCTCTATTGTCCCACCACTCATTTGGGCCAGGTAATCGAGCTAATTGTTGGTAAACTAAAGTTGGCAACTCTTTGAGCGAATAACTGTAAGTTAAATCTATCAACTTTTAAGCAGTCATTATTAGTGAATCGCGAACTACTAATTCAGAAAGTCTCATTGGATTATAAATACCCGAAGCCACTTCTACACTAGCAGGAGCGAACCTCTCGCGTTTATCTGCATTTATTGCGGTAATATATTAAACGCGATCGCCCGATGATCCATTTTCACCCGTAGGGGCGAACGGCCGTTCGCCCCTACCATCGCCATATCAAACCGATTTACCCATTTTTCGCGATCGTAATCACCTATTCATCCCTACAATAATCACACCGAATTTATCGAATCGATCTATATTTCTTAACCGTAATTACCCGTTCGCATCTACAATATCCACGAAAACCCATTAAATAATAGAATTAATCGCTATTACAAAATCGATTAAAAAAATTTTTTCCGATGATGATATAAAAAATGATCGAAGTGGGTAATTTTTAAATAGGAAAGGAAAATAACAAAAATCACCCACAAAAACACAAATCACAAACATATAAGGAAGGATAACATGAATAACCTATTTGCTGCAAAATTATTACAAAATCTTCGTAACAAAAAAGGTAACAAAGGTTTCACATTAATTGAATTATTAGTAGTTGTAATTATCATCGGTGTACTTGCTGCTGTTGCGCTACCTAACTTGTTAGGACAAGTATCTAAAGGCAGACAAGCAGAAGCCAAAACCAACCTCGGTGCTTTAAACCGCGCCCAACAAACTAATCGTTTAGAAAAAGCTACTTTCGCTAACATTACTAATGCCAACTTTCCAGTAAAAGTTACCGGACAATATTATGATTTTACTGGTGGTCAAGATGATGGTGGCTTTAGTGGTGTTATGACAGGTATAGCTAAAACCCAATACGAAAATGACGTATTAGACTATGCTGCTGGTGTAGCTTACTTCGAGGGTACAATTAATGCTGCCATTTGCGAAGAAACAGCTATTAATGCTGCCGACCAAGATGTTACTGATAATGGTGACGGAACGGTGACATGTGTTGGCAATCCTGTCAACTAATGTTATGACAATTTAAGCTTTGCCCAGCATATTATGGTTTAAGCTGATTCTCTCAATTGTCAAAATCTAAATATACTGGGGAAGAAAACTTAACTTTTTGCTATAAGTTCTTCCCCATTTATATTTTTAATATTAATCAACCTAATTTTATAGCAATTCTCAATTTGGTAAAATACACCCATGCTGAAGTTAGGTAAGAGGAAAGACAAATTTTTTAACTAAGTTTAAATTTGTACTTCATCTATTTGAGAACCGCTATATTTCACAATAAAAATTAAATTTATTATTGAATATCATGACAAATATTTGGATTGAATTAATCCAATTGTTATTTAATTTTAAAAAACAACGAGGATTTACTTTAGTCGAATTATTAGTTGTAGTTTTACTGTTTAGTGCTTTGTCTATAATTGCACTACCTAATTATGTTAACCAAGTCGAAAAAGCAAGAGTAGCTGAAGCAAAAGTAAATCTGGGAGTTCTCAACCGATCACAACAAGCGTATTATTTCGAGAAAGCAACATTTGCTGATGACATGAGCGATTTAGGTACTAACTTATCAATAAGTAATGGCTTATATAACTACAGTATTGTCACTCCAATAACTAACACTGAAGTGCATCATTTAGCAGAGCCAATACTAAAGTATGCTGGCGATCTCAAAATTATGACCTCTGCGGTTTTTAGAGTGGAAAATGCCTTTCTTTATACAGTCTGCGAAAGTAATACGATTGGTGTAACCCCAGCTATAGTCAATGGTACACCAATTACCTGTACTAATGGTCAAATTATTCAATAATCAACAAATTAATTTTGGAGGAATCTTAATTATGATTAGCTTCAATTTCTTCAAAACAAAATTTAATCAAACTATTTTTTACTTAACTACAATTGTATTTTGTGGAGCTTCTATTATTTATTTACAAATGCCCATGGCTAGACAGCTAATGGGTAACAACACTAAAGCAAATTTTGAACAAGACGAAAAAATTGCCAAAATTCAGTTAGATTTACTCAAAAACATGCCATCTTTTGGCTTTAAAAATTTACTATCCGACTGGATAATGCTTCAATTTCTTCAATATTTCGGTGATGGTGAAGCAAGAAAAGTAGTTGGTTTTAGTTTAAGCCCAGATTATTTAGAAGCTATTGTGCAACACGACCCCAAATTTATTCAAGCATATTTAATGATTTCTCCTGCATCTTCTATGTTTGCTGGTCTTCCCAATCGAACCGTAGAAGCAATGGCAAAAGGATTAGAACAACTATCTCCTGATATTTCTGATGCTTATTATGTGTGGCTATATAAAGGTGTAGATGAAATTTTATTTATTGCTGATACTGAAGAAGCAAAAAAATCCTACACAATGGCATCAAAATGGGCAAAGATTGCTGGCAATGAAGCAATAGCAAAATCGGCTAGCGACACAGTACAGTTTTTAGAAACAAATCCTGATAGTACCGATGCCCAAATTGGTGCCTGGTTGATGGTTTTTGTTAACTCAAGAGATACTTATACCCGCCAGTTAGCCAAAAATAGTATTGAAAACCTCGGAGGCGAATTACAAATTAAGCCCGATGGTAGAGTAAGTGTAAGATTGCCGAGAGAAGAAAATGTCGCTAAAGGCTAAAAAGATTACGGTCATCATCGATAATCGATGTGGAACTCTACATGATACAAATCGATTTATTGAGATCGCCATATTGAAAGAATTTCTTCATGCAATCACCAGCAAAAATAGCAATAACTATATTAGTATCTGATGTTACGCAAAAGCTAGAATAAAAAAATGGATAAAAAGCTTTTGGAACTATACGGCGATTACGTTATTAGCTCTTTTGGACAAATCACAGCAACAGGATTGTCAAGAGCATTAGAAGGAAGTATCAGCCACGATCGAATAACCCGCTTTCTTTCGTTACAAAACTTAGAGTCTAAAGAGCTATGGAAACTAGTAAAACCAGTAGTGAGAAAGTATGAACAAGAAGATGGGGTGCTGATTGTGGATGACACTATCGAGAAAAAACCTCATACCCAAGAGAATGAGTTAGTGTGCTGGCATCATGACCATCAAGAAAACCATTCTGTCAAGGGAATTAACATCATCAACTATGTTTATAGTGTCGAAGACATAAGCCTACCAATTGGGTTTGATGTGGTCAAAAAGTCCATAAAATTTTGTGAGGTAAAAACAAAGAAGGAAAAACGAAAAGCAACAGCAACAAAAAATGAATTAACACGAAATCAATTAAAAATTTGCTCCCAGAATCAACTCAAATACAGGTATGTGCTAGCCCAGGGTTGGTTTTCCTCAAAGGAAAATATGGTTTTTATCCGTCAGGATTTAGACAAGCAATTTATCATGGCTTCTTCATAGCAATCGTACGGTAGCCTTGAGCGAAGAAGACAAACAACAGGGTAGTTTTACACGAATTGATGAACTCAAATGGTTAGAACAAGTGTCAGTCAGAGGATGGCTTAAAGGACTGGACTTTCCTGTTCTCATCCATCGTCAAGTCTTGACAAACCAAGATGGAAGTACTGGTATTTTGTATTTAGC from Stanieria cyanosphaera PCC 7437 encodes:
- the sufC gene encoding Fe-S cluster assembly ATPase SufC — encoded protein: MSETILSIHNLAASVDGTPILKGVNLEIKAGEVHAIMGRNGSGKSTLSKIIAGHPDYQVTGGEIIYKGENILEQEPNERALNGIFLAFQYPLEIPGVSNLDFLRVAYNAKRKHEGLEEIDTFDFEDLIEEKLAIVQMKSSFLERSLNEGFSGGEKKRNEILQMALLNPTLTILDEIDSGLDIDALKIVAEGVNQLKTPEKGYLVITHYQRLLNYIEPDFVHVMQNGQIVTSGGKELALELESRGYDFLDDKAVVEVGA
- a CDS encoding type IV pilin protein, producing the protein MNNLFAAKLLQNLRNKKGNKGFTLIELLVVVIIIGVLAAVALPNLLGQVSKGRQAEAKTNLGALNRAQQTNRLEKATFANITNANFPVKVTGQYYDFTGGQDDGGFSGVMTGIAKTQYENDVLDYAAGVAYFEGTINAAICEETAINAADQDVTDNGDGTVTCVGNPVN
- a CDS encoding type IV pilin-like G/H family protein, translating into MTNIWIELIQLLFNFKKQRGFTLVELLVVVLLFSALSIIALPNYVNQVEKARVAEAKVNLGVLNRSQQAYYFEKATFADDMSDLGTNLSISNGLYNYSIVTPITNTEVHHLAEPILKYAGDLKIMTSAVFRVENAFLYTVCESNTIGVTPAIVNGTPITCTNGQIIQ